The following proteins are encoded in a genomic region of Reichenbachiella sp.:
- a CDS encoding HmuY family protein — translation MNHKITTFILSILILFGTSACEEDEAVPVKVNFSNSEAGISKSSPSVDLEISFSRPAETNGSLSIKISSEVLNYGESEDFYTSPLATENEIDLPYAIGDESVIVAVITGSSLNIEEDESITLTVSDESQVLDLGDQTVLTVVFSENFVAPSGKTVLDAGGAEFSHQAYFDLSKISQTKIDKYSWDLGFSSGDDFRVIINNGAQMMAQEIDATDLTLVTAADTVGFGAAQSFAAYNGDATDWVDSPDGDLDSLALNKVAVANEDNKVYIVSRDGENRHWKKIRVLQNGNGYTLQYADIGATTFSTVDIAKDETHNFSFFDLDNGTANAEPAKESWDFMYGSFTNVINYGYFLPYAYNDFIIINRYDTEAVEVLISDVVSYESFSLEDAKSQTLSSDQHIIGSNWRNGGGPNSEPSLKEDRFYVIKDSEGNYYKLQFTSMYSADNGERGYSGIAYELLQ, via the coding sequence ATGAATCATAAAATAACCACATTTATACTATCTATACTAATTCTATTCGGAACCTCTGCTTGCGAGGAAGATGAAGCTGTTCCCGTAAAGGTAAACTTCTCCAACTCAGAAGCGGGCATTTCGAAAAGCAGCCCGTCTGTTGACCTGGAAATTTCATTTTCCAGACCAGCAGAAACTAATGGATCGCTTTCTATTAAAATCTCAAGTGAAGTGCTCAACTATGGTGAATCAGAAGATTTTTATACTTCACCATTAGCCACAGAAAATGAAATTGATCTCCCTTATGCGATAGGTGATGAATCCGTTATTGTAGCTGTTATAACTGGTTCTTCTTTAAATATTGAAGAAGATGAATCTATTACGCTTACCGTTTCTGATGAATCCCAAGTGCTTGACTTAGGCGATCAAACAGTACTTACGGTTGTCTTTTCTGAAAACTTCGTAGCACCATCCGGCAAAACTGTACTAGATGCGGGAGGTGCCGAATTTTCGCATCAAGCGTATTTCGATTTGAGCAAAATCAGTCAGACCAAAATAGACAAATACAGCTGGGATTTAGGCTTTTCTTCAGGTGATGATTTTCGTGTGATCATAAATAACGGTGCTCAAATGATGGCTCAAGAAATTGATGCCACTGATCTGACCCTTGTGACGGCAGCTGACACGGTTGGCTTTGGCGCGGCACAAAGTTTTGCCGCTTACAATGGCGATGCTACAGACTGGGTAGATAGCCCGGACGGCGATCTAGATTCCTTGGCGCTCAATAAAGTAGCTGTTGCCAATGAAGACAACAAAGTTTATATAGTGAGCCGTGATGGCGAAAATCGTCATTGGAAAAAAATCCGCGTTTTACAAAACGGGAATGGCTATACACTCCAGTATGCAGACATAGGTGCCACTACCTTTTCAACGGTTGATATAGCCAAAGATGAAACCCACAATTTTTCATTCTTTGATTTGGACAACGGCACAGCAAACGCTGAACCCGCGAAAGAAAGCTGGGATTTCATGTATGGTTCGTTTACGAATGTGATCAACTACGGGTACTTTCTTCCTTATGCTTACAATGATTTTATCATCATCAATAGATATGACACAGAAGCTGTAGAAGTCCTAATAAGCGATGTCGTTTCTTATGAATCCTTCAGCTTGGAAGACGCCAAATCACAAACCTTATCTTCAGACCAACATATCATCGGATCCAACTGGAGAAATGGCGGTGGCCCTAACTCAGAACCTTCACTGAAAGAAGACAGATTCTATGTCATCAAGGATTCAGAAGGCAATTATTATAAACTGCAATTTACCAGTATGTATAGTGCTGATAACGGAGAACGTGGATATTCGGGAATTGCATACGAACTACTACAATGA
- a CDS encoding DoxX family protein, with protein sequence MKKIRILILVTRIALGGLFVYAGVQKFIPKPPRPTTEQGVELPDHVVKIKAMIGGLKGTGYFWPQLGVVEIVCGLLLISQLYALLGAVILVPISLNIFFFHLFLEPHDVGELVMTGFYFLVNLALLAYDYPKLKFAFLTK encoded by the coding sequence ATGAAAAAAATTAGGATTCTGATTTTAGTAACACGAATAGCCCTCGGTGGACTATTCGTTTACGCTGGTGTACAAAAGTTTATTCCTAAACCTCCACGACCGACTACCGAACAAGGGGTGGAACTACCAGACCATGTAGTGAAAATAAAGGCCATGATTGGAGGATTGAAAGGTACGGGCTACTTCTGGCCTCAGCTAGGAGTGGTTGAAATTGTCTGCGGATTGCTATTGATCAGTCAGCTCTATGCCCTTTTAGGGGCTGTCATACTAGTTCCAATTTCACTCAATATTTTTTTCTTCCATCTTTTTCTTGAACCACATGATGTAGGTGAATTAGTGATGACCGGATTTTACTTTCTTGTTAATCTGGCTCTACTCGCCTATGACTATCCCAAACTCAAATTCGCATTTTTAACTAAGTAA
- a CDS encoding DUF6607 family protein has product MKKLMITLLFISTTVAYGQKQKKEDIAAIKAMCGCYDIRFNFAETFAPDKDYEFHENYTSGALEYVFPISESKDKIVLQHLLVIGDTMIIKHWRQDWIYENTEFYSFYKENSWKYESKSPAEVKGQWTQKVYQVDDSPRYEGSATWVHVDGKHYWESEADAPLPRREFSKRKDYNVMRRINRQEITDYGWVHEQDNDKIIRAEEGDILLAQEKGWNTYTKTDDNKCEVAEKWWDKNQAYWADVRTVWDELFSQKKTVAINMKVDDKIMFQRLFALEKEMINTQDYNSELSQSKIKAVIQKHLKSDQMLTSLK; this is encoded by the coding sequence ATGAAAAAATTAATGATCACACTTTTGTTCATTTCCACTACAGTGGCGTATGGACAAAAACAAAAAAAAGAAGACATCGCAGCGATTAAGGCGATGTGCGGTTGCTATGACATACGTTTCAACTTCGCAGAGACTTTTGCGCCTGACAAAGACTATGAGTTCCATGAAAACTATACTTCGGGTGCATTAGAATACGTTTTCCCTATTTCAGAAAGTAAAGACAAAATCGTATTGCAGCACTTGTTGGTGATAGGTGACACCATGATAATCAAACATTGGAGACAGGATTGGATCTATGAGAATACTGAATTTTATTCTTTTTATAAAGAAAATTCTTGGAAGTATGAATCCAAATCTCCTGCAGAAGTAAAAGGGCAATGGACTCAAAAAGTGTATCAGGTAGATGATAGCCCGCGCTACGAAGGATCTGCCACATGGGTACATGTAGATGGCAAGCACTACTGGGAAAGTGAAGCTGATGCACCGCTACCTCGAAGAGAATTCAGCAAACGTAAAGACTACAATGTGATGAGAAGAATCAACCGTCAGGAGATCACAGACTACGGCTGGGTACACGAGCAAGACAACGACAAAATCATTCGCGCTGAGGAAGGAGACATTCTTCTTGCCCAGGAAAAGGGGTGGAACACGTACACGAAAACAGATGATAACAAGTGTGAGGTGGCCGAAAAATGGTGGGACAAAAATCAAGCGTATTGGGCAGATGTTCGCACCGTATGGGATGAATTGTTCTCACAAAAGAAAACCGTGGCTATCAACATGAAAGTCGATGATAAGATCATGTTTCAACGGCTGTTTGCTTTGGAAAAGGAAATGATCAATACTCAGGACTACAACTCTGAGCTATCTCAATCAAAAATTAAAGCGGTGATTCAGAAACACCTAAAGAGCGATCAAATGCTTACTTCGCTGAAGTAA
- a CDS encoding DUF6686 family protein translates to MKKCDPNILCHGSNFSITNCACCERIGLYYKNLLIGYTHKSFSKFVENYSKIDFDDHAVYFPDESARIIIKTPCKDIQVNLDFQEFTELKDILQESALLLSAYELI, encoded by the coding sequence ATGAAAAAATGTGACCCAAATATCCTTTGCCACGGATCTAATTTCAGTATTACCAACTGTGCCTGCTGTGAGCGAATAGGGCTCTATTATAAGAACCTTCTCATTGGTTATACCCACAAAAGCTTTAGCAAGTTTGTGGAAAATTACTCCAAAATTGATTTTGATGATCATGCCGTCTACTTCCCTGATGAATCGGCCCGAATCATCATAAAGACACCTTGTAAAGACATTCAGGTTAACCTCGATTTTCAAGAGTTTACGGAACTAAAGGATATTCTTCAAGAAAGTGCATTGTTACTAAGTGCCTACGAGTTAATCTAG